AGCCCTTTGTGCCGTTAAACCATTTCACTGTTCCCTGAGTCAAGGTGTTGCCTCCTAAAATGTTTTTTGCCGCTACCATTTCTGCGACAAACAAAGTCTACTTCAATCCCATCCACTTGTCAACAACTTTTATAAGATTTTGTAAAAATATTTTTATTTAACCCAAATTTATTTTAAGTCTTCGGAGGACCCCTCCAAGAAAAAAAACAATATACCCCGAAACCGTTGGATATATGATATCGTTTCCTAAACAAGATCCGGGAGGATAGAGATGAGACTGATACTTTACAACGTGAGATACGGCACCGGGACGGGACTCTCCTACCACGTGCCGGCGCCTTTTTCCGGCAACTTCCGAAGATCGACAGTACGGTTCAAACGAATAACCGATTATCTTATGAACCTTTCTCCGGATATAATCGGACTGGTAGAGGTTGACGGGGGATCATACCGCCATGAAGGAAACTGCCAGGCTGAGACGGCCGCTTCGTCGATGGGAGGGCACCATCGTTTCGCGGTTAAATACGGCGAGGGTATCTCTCGAATACCGGTTTTAAGATCCCAGGGAAACGCGATAGTGTCCAGACTGGCCCCGATCAAAACCGACTGCCACGATCTGGGCAGAGGGATGAAGAGGAACGCCCTAGAGGTCGTCTATAGCGACTTCTCCCTGGTTCTCGTGCACCTGTCCCTGGGCAGCAGAAGCCGTCGTCACCAGATCCGGACGCTGAGAGATCTATGCTCCAGCAGGGAAAAACCTCTCATATTGGCCGGGGATTATAATACCCTATCAGGACCGGAGGAACTGGCTCCTCTCAGAGAGACGGGTATGACCAGCGTAAACGAACTCGGACTTCCCACCTATCCATGCAGAAAACCCCGAAAGGAACTGGATTTCGTGCTTATCTCCGAGGAGATATCCGCCAAGGGTTTTTCCATCCCTGACGTGCGCTTTTCCGACCACCTTCCACTTATATGCGACCTCGAAATTTCCCATTGAAAAGGAGTTGAGCCATCGCCATGCCTCTCAGCGCCATACTGACCGATCATCATCTCTGGCTGTTGATATTGGGGATACATAACGTCTCCTCCTGGCTGATAAGGGTTACCATGCTGGCCGTGGTTCCCATGAGACACACCCCGGGAGCAGCCATGGCCTGGCTTGTGGTCATCTTCTTCTGGCCCTGGCCATGCCTGCTGCTGTATTTGGCCATGGGGTCCAACCTTCTGCCTCAGAGAAGACTGAAAAGACATCAGCGACTCCTCAGAGAGCTGTCGAACGTGAGGATAAGGTGCCATCAAACTCTGTGCGCTCTGTCACCGGAGCTTCCGAGATCTCTACACAGGATATCCTCTCTGGCCGAGACCTTGGGACATATGGCGATCGTCGGGGGAAACGACGGGAAGCTTATATCCAAGGCGTCCGATCTCTCCTCGCTACTGGTGAGAGACATAGACAAATCCAAGAAAACGGTGGACCTGCTCTACTATATATTCTCCGACGA
The Dethiosulfovibrio faecalis genome window above contains:
- a CDS encoding endonuclease/exonuclease/phosphatase family protein gives rise to the protein MRLILYNVRYGTGTGLSYHVPAPFSGNFRRSTVRFKRITDYLMNLSPDIIGLVEVDGGSYRHEGNCQAETAASSMGGHHRFAVKYGEGISRIPVLRSQGNAIVSRLAPIKTDCHDLGRGMKRNALEVVYSDFSLVLVHLSLGSRSRRHQIRTLRDLCSSREKPLILAGDYNTLSGPEELAPLRETGMTSVNELGLPTYPCRKPRKELDFVLISEEISAKGFSIPDVRFSDHLPLICDLEISH